One genomic segment of Syngnathus typhle isolate RoL2023-S1 ecotype Sweden linkage group LG8, RoL_Styp_1.0, whole genome shotgun sequence includes these proteins:
- the prim2 gene encoding DNA primase large subunit, with product MQFPSRRKKFVINPQEELYGLPLQFYGQPPLENISLTEFETFAVERLKLLKTVENCGVSYVKLSEQYIKKLDSEFKNLNFPYRVDSSGPSEYEKRRKDHISHFILRLAYCQTEDLRRWFIQQEVDLMRYRFNDLNSKLKLEFLHKNNLQYDAISIEEKRALQDKLVNSSYGVSGTTVEEQDFYKVPFQDALDLVRTRKVYLKSGYVYIPQQDIVTIVLNDFRTGLSKALALTARSLPAVHSDERLQPLLNHLSHSYLGQDYSIQKNVGKISLEQIDSLSGKSFPLCMRQLHQSLRENHHLRHGGRMQYGLFLKGIGLSLEQALQFWRSEFIRGKVDADKFDKAYAYSIRHMFGKEGKRTDYTPFSCMKVIMSNPPSQGDHHGCPFRHCDPELLKQKLQSYKVSPNGITQILDLVKGMHYQLACQKYFELTHNVEDANFSLSHPNQYFVESQKVLVGGKDAKREMVDTSRSQGNTAFKNSAAAREKAAVTALDTNPSQDLDEMTEDVDLNFQDA from the exons ATGCAGTTTCCCAGCAGAAGAAAGAAGTTTGTCATCAATCCTCAGGAGGAGCTCTATGGACTTCCTCTGCAGTTCTATGGACAACCACCCCTTGAGAACATCTCTCTCACTGAATTTGAAACATTTGCGGTGGAGAGACTGAAAT TGTTGAAGACTGTTGAGAATTGTGGCGTCAGCTATGTGAAATTGTCTGAGCAGTACATCAAAAAGTTGGATTCTGAGTTTAAAAACTTGAATTTTCCTTACAGAGTAGATTCT AGCGGGCCAAGTGAATACGAGAAACGAAGAAAGGACCACATCTCCCACTTCATTCTAAGACTTGCCTATTGCCAGAC GGAGGATCTCCGAAGGTGGTTCATACAGCAGGAAGTGGACCTAATGCGCTACCGCTTCAATGACCTAAATTCCAAACTGAAGCTGGAGTTTCTACACAAAAATAATCTGCAATATGATGCG atttCTATCGAGGAGAAGCGAGCTCTGCAAGATAAACTCGTCAACTCCAGCTACGGCGTTAGTGGAACCACTGTGGAGGAACAAGATTTCTACAAA GTTCCTTTCCAAGATGCTTTGGATCTGGTACGAACAAGAAAAGTCTACCTCAAATCAGGCTACGTTTACATCCCTCAGCAGGACATCGTCACCATTGTGCTCAACGATTTTCGCACAGGCTTGTCTAAAGCGCTTGCG CTGACGGCGCGTTCGCTACCGGCGGTGCATTCTGATGAACGGCTCCAGCCGCTCCTTAACCACCTCAG CCATTCCTATTTGGGACAGGACTACAGCATCCAGAAGAATGTTGGTAAAATCTCCTTGGAGCAAATTGATTCA CTCTCGGGCAAATCCTTCCCCCTGTGCATGAGGCAGCTGCATCAGTCCTTAAGAGAGAACCACCACCTCCGCCATGGCGGCCGCATGCAGTACGGCCTCTTCCTCAAGGGCATCGGCCTCTCTCTGGAGCAGGCACTGCAGTTCTGGAGGTCGGAATTCATCAGAGGCAAAGTAGATGCGGACAAG TTTGACAAAGCGTACGCTTACAGCATCCGCCACATGTTTGGCAAAGAAGGCAAGAGGACGGACTACACCCCCTTTAGCTGCATGAAagtgattatgtcaaacccgcCCAGCCAAGGCGACCATCATG GGTGTCCGTTTCGTCACTGTGACCCAGAACTGCTGAAGCAGAAGCTTCAGTCCTACAAGGTATCCCCCAATGGAATCACACAG ATCTTGGACCTGGTAAAAGGGATGCACTATCAGCTGGCCTGCCAGAAGTACTTTGAGCTAACTCACAAT gTGGAGGATGCTAATTTCTCCCTCAGTCATCCCAACCAGTACTTTGTGGAGAGCCAGAAGGTTTTAGTGGGAGGTAAAGATGCCAAGCGTGAGATGGTGGATACCTCAAGGTCCCAGGGAAACACCGCATTTAAAAACTCTGCTGCCGCTCGTGAGAAGGCAGCAGTGACTGCCTTAGACACAAACCCATCGCAGGATTTGGACGAGATGACGGAAGATGTTGACTTGAACTTTCAAGACgcttga
- the rab23 gene encoding ras-related protein Rab-23, which produces MLEEDMEVAIKVVVVGNGAVGKSSMIQRYCKGVFTKDYKKTIGVDFLERQIMANDEDVRLMLWDTAGQEEFDAITKAYYRGAQACVLVFSTTDRDSFLAIDNWKEKIEGEVGDIPAVLVQNKIDLLEETVIKNEEAEALAKRLKLRFYRVSVKEDLNVTEVFKYLAEKYLQQLKQQTAEETEAVHSTSNKIGVFNTTSSNPSNQSSSNGREVITLRPNKQRTKKSKNPFGSCSLL; this is translated from the exons ATGCTGGAAGAGGATATGGAAGTGGCCATCAAGGTGGTTGTGGTGGGCAACGGTGCTGTGGGAAAGTCCAGCATGATCCAGCGCTACTGCAAGGGTGTTTTCACCAAGGACTACAAAAAGACCATCGGAGTGGACTTCCTGGAAAGGCAGATCAT GGCTAATGATGAAGACGTTCGCCTTATGCTATGGGACACGGCCGGGCAGGAGGAATTTGACGCCATCACTAAGGCGTACTACCGTG GCGCCCAAGCGTGCGTGCTGGTGTTCTCTACCACAGACAGAGATTCATTTCTGGCTATTGACAATTGGAAGGAGAAGATTGAAGGAGAGGTGGGAGATATTCCCGCAGTTCTTGTGCAGAATAAAATTGACCTCCTGGAAGAAACGGTTATTAAAAA CGAGGAAGCGGAGGCCTTGGCCAAGAGGCTTAAATTGAGATTTTACCGAGTTTCAGTAAAAGAAGATTTGAATGTCACAGAGG tgtttAAATACTTAGCTGAGAAGTATCTTCAACAACTCAAACAGCAAACAGCGGAGGAGACTGAGGCGGTACACTCGACCAGCAATAAAATAG GAGTTTTTAATACCACAAGTAGTAATCCAAGCAACCAGAGCTCCAGCAACGGCAGAGAAGTCATCACACTAcgaccaaacaaacaaaggacCAAGAAGAGTAAAAATCCATTCGGCAGCTGCAGCCTCCTCTag
- the bag2 gene encoding BAG family molecular chaperone regulator 2, which produces MFPRAFNSTHQRTGQTDLTVSGAPLAGQTTLKNIQIILHIRPPNAMAQAKIQAKLNDASSGKFNRTMSMADRAGQLLSNLDQLEIRVETLRETASAMEQERECILEMIQTLQNSQEMHNISAGEKEELTLTADRLMGRTLSVEINVGTIRNSQQEEALRKATSIIDEIVKKLLDNMAESRQRLLALHSACLTDVPPVPIDEKFQAIVIGCALEDQKKIKRRLEMLLRNVGNAEKNIKIMDHQKLEESKTNGSQ; this is translated from the exons ATGTTCCCCAGGGCGTTTAACTCGACACACCAGCGTACTGGTCAGACGGATCTCACTGTATCCGGTGCACCCCTTGCAGGACAGACCACTTTGAAAAACATTCAGATTATTTTACACATTCGGCCACCCAACGCCATGGCCCAAGCCAAAATACAAGCGAAACTCAACGATGCATCTAGCGGCAAGTTCAACAGAACAATGTCCATGGCGGATCGGGCTGGACAGCTTTTGTCGAATTTGGATCAGCTGGAGATAAG GGTGGAGACTTTACGCGAAACAGCCTCGGCCATGGAGCAGGAAAGGGAGTGCATCCTGGAAATGATCCAAACCTTACAGAATAGTCAAGAAATGCATAACATCAGTGCCG gGGAGAAAGAAGAGTTGACTTTGACTGCAGACCGACTAATGGGCCGCACATTGTCAGTTGAGATCAACGTGGGCACCATCAGGAACAGCCAGCAAGAGGAGGCTCTGCGCAAGGCCACGTCCATCATTGACGAAATCGTGAAGAAGCTGCTGGACAACATGGCTGAATCGAGGCAGCGGCTCCTCGCTTTGCATTCGGCCTGCCTGACGGACGTGCCGCCCGTGCCCATCGACGAGAAGTTTCAGGCCATTGTGATCGGTTGTGCTCTGGAGGACCAGAAAAAAATCAAGAGGAGGTTGGAGATGCTGCTGAGGAACGTTGGAAATGccgagaaaaatataaagatcaTGGATCACCAGAAATTAGAGGAGTCAAAAACAAACGGCAGTCAATAG
- the znf451 gene encoding E3 SUMO-protein ligase ZNF451 has product MSSPNTQDDEDDVEFVSEGQLSPVECVDLSDSDDERSSSSSSMEKEKQRQPDHAVSGSSTKEANLEAKRQVALWLKLSDVQTENVYSGSKRRRRAAHPTKPSTKYLCPVINCCRVYDNALLLGGHLKRFDHSPCDPTITLKESSTKVFACVACCRHFQTQEEWQAHLEFKVSSSHPEGHSMSQRCMSITCYACPTCYLFFNKREDCFQHMSEKKHFTESLKMSDSQREVVPVPFPHRAMNRLIALCRDTPFTVQCTFCHKVLTSHQEITAHFNVKCINGTAVAKADATVVQLVKQLRVRGQCSRCCSMFLSQTEVERHKEDTRHEVEINGTMEQALLQFDKFHEKQVIYWFKYEENPTSGILIHKSVTTKNECEQVPTKRNKLGSSTAWFCECGMKFLDETSASNHLLAVNQIFYQCGVCDKRMGESCMARLHMCRIHGGAHLENFFIYCCKCKVKIPRPADVLPHVSDAHTGHTFCTERDVPEDAQPSTSNSDKMDLCTISESIPEVAAASSSRALPTWMCRMCEDVFDSEAAVRKHCGDLSSHKFQKFVCGHCPQKFFKASTVKRHCANEHDGQMKSAYFCGLCNSKQFESEGDFLRHYESLHSNDFYCIGNDDIVQPAGSSTPLEPCPCMNSEKSRDGLNVIYTRCMKTLASEGLCQYMCAPCALRVHSYVQIKTHVNTIHPALNLDETFEVECQTCSQCFGDVPEFHNHYHSQHCALVPCVSSRTYRKDATKPPPPTLTNVEVKEQLNDASDVKVKHKRALSAEDQESVELQEALQRSLLDF; this is encoded by the exons ATGTCGTCTCCAAATACACAGGATGATGAGGACGATGTGGAGTTTGTATCT GAAGGCCAGCTCAGCCCAGTGGAGTGTGTTGATCTGAGTGATAGTGACGATGAACGCTCTTCATCCTCATCAAGTATG gagaaagaaaaacaaagacagcCAGATCATGCAGTTTCCGGTAGTTCCACAAAAGAAGCTAATCTGGAGGCAAAGCGCCAAGTGGCACTTTGGCTAAAGCTTTCAG ATGTCCAGACTGAAAATGTCTATTCTGGTTCTAAAAGACGACGAAGAGCTGCTCACCCCACGAAACCCTCGACTAAATACTTATGTCCTGTAATTAACTGCTGTCGTGTTTATGATAATGCACTTCTCCTTGGAGGACATctgaaaag GTTTGACCACTCACCTTGTGATCCAACCATCACTCTTAAGGAAAGTTCCACTAAGGTGTTTGCCTGTGTGGCCTGTTGTCGTCATTTTCAGACCCAAGAAGAATGGCAAGCACATCTTGAATTTAAG GTGTCCTCTTCTCATCCTGAGGGTCACTCCATGTCTCAGCGCTGCATGTCCATTACGTGCTATGCCTGTCCTACCTGCTACCTGTTCTTCAACAAACGGGAAGATTGTTTTCAGCAcatgtcagaaaaaaaacacttcacaGAGTCCCTCAAAATGAGTG ACTCCCAAAGAGAAGTGGTACCGGTTCCATTTCCACATCGTGCCATGAATCGCCTCATTGCCTTGTGCAGGGACACCCCATTCACTGTCCAATGCACTTTTTGTCATAAAGTGCTGACTTCGCATCAGGAAATTACAGCTCACTTTAA TGTCAAGTGCATAAATGGCACCGCAGTGGCCAAGGCCGATGCAACAGTGGTGCAGTTAGTGAAACAACTGCGAGTGCGAGGCCAGTGCTCTCGCTGCTGTTCAATGTTTTTGAGCCAAACAGAAGTGGAACGTCACAAAGAAGACACCCGACATGAGGTGGAGATCAACGGGACCATGGAGCAAGCTCTTCTTCAATTTGACAAGTTTCATGAGAAACAAGTTATCTACTGGTTTAAATACGAGGAGAATCCCACCTCTGGAATACTAATTCATAAAAGCGTCACCACGAAGAACGAGTGTGAGCAGGTACCCACGAAACGGAACAAATTAGGTTCCTCGACCGCGTGGTTCTGCGAGTGCGGTATGAAGTTTTTGGACGAAACCTCAGCCAGTAATCACCTCTTAGCCGTGAACCAAATCTTCTACCAATGCGGCGTGTGCGATAAACGCATGGGAGAATCTTGCATGGCCCGCTTGCACATGTGCCGCATTCACGGGGGCGCACATCTAGAGAACTTCTTCATCTACTGCTGCAAGTGCAAAGTGAAAATTCCTCGCCCAGCAGATGTCCTGCCACACGTGTCTGACGCGCACACTGGGCACACGTTCTGCACTGAACGGGATGTGCCTGAGGATGCCCAGCCGTCGACCAGTAACAGTGATAAAATGGACTTGTGCACTATCTCCGAGTCCATACCTGAGGTGGCGGCGGCTTCCTCTTCCCGAGCGCTGCCTACGTGGATGTGCCGGATGTGCGAGGACGTGTTTGACTCGGAGGCCGCAGTTCGCAAACACTGCGGCGACCTGAGCAGCCACAAATTCCAGAAGTTTGTGTGCGGCCATTGTCCGCAGAAGTTCTTCAAGGCATCCACCGTGAAGCGACATTGCGCCAACGAGCACGACGGGCAGATGAAGAGCGCCTACTTCTGCGGCCTCTGCAACAGCAAGCAGTTTGAGTCCGAAGGAGACTTCCTGCGCCACTATGAAAGCCTGCACAGTAACGACTTCTACTGTATAGGCAACGACGATATTGTTCAGCCCGCTGGGAGTAGCACACCTCTGGAACCATGTCCCTGCATGAACTCTGAGAAGAGCAGAGATGGACTGAATGTCATCTACACCCGCTGCATGAAGACACTGGCCTCTGAAGGACTCTGTCAGTACATGTGTGCTCCTTGCGCGCTTCGCGTGCACTCCTATGTTCAGATCAAGACTCATGTCAACACCATCCATCCTGCATTGAACTTGGACGAAACCTTTGAAGTAGAATGCCAAACTTGCAGTCAATGCTTTGGGGATGTTCCGGAGTTCCATAATCACTATCATTCCCAGCACTGTGCGTTGGTGCCATGCGTGAGCTCAAGGACCTACAGGAAAGATGCCAcaaaaccaccaccaccaacactGACAAATGTTGAGGTCAAAGAACAGCTAAATG ATGCATCTGATGTAAAAGTGAAACACAAAAGGGCTTTGAGCGCAGAAGATCAAGAGTCAGTAG AGTTACAAGAGGCTCTTCAAAGAAGCCTGCTGGACTTCTGA